Proteins found in one Equus przewalskii isolate Varuska chromosome 20, EquPr2, whole genome shotgun sequence genomic segment:
- the NXNL1 gene encoding nucleoredoxin-like protein 1, with the protein MASLFSGRVLIRNNSDQDELDTEAELSRRLENRLVLLFFGAGTCPRCQAFAPVLRDFFVRLTDEFYVLRAAQLALVYVSQDRTEEQQDLFLRDMPKKWLFLPFEDDLRRELGRQFSVERLPAVVVLTPGGDVLTRDAADEIERLGPACFANWREAADVLERSFLQPEDLDEPAPRSLTEPLRRRRYRVPRAARGARGRGAGGGAEDGAGGLF; encoded by the exons ATGGCCTCCCTGTTCTCTGGGCGCGTCCTGATTCGCAACAACAGCGACCAGGACGAGCTGGACACCGAGGCCGAGCTCAGCCGCCGGCTGGAGAACCGGCTGGTGCTGCTGTTCTTCGGCGCCGGGACGTGCCCGCGGTGCCAGGCCTTCGCGCCCGTCCTCAGGGACTTCTTCGTGCGGCTCACCGATGAGTTCTACGTGCTGCGGGCAGCCCAGCTGGCCCTGGTGTATGTGTCCCAGGACCGCACGGAGGAGCAGCAGGACCTGTTCCTCAGGGACATGCCCAAGAAGTGGCTCTTCCTGCCCTTCGAGGATGACCTGCGGag GGAGCTCGGGCGCCAGTTCTCCGTGGAGCGCCTGCCGGCGGTCGTGGTGCTCACGCCGGGTGGGGACGTGCTCACGCGCGACGCGGCGGACGAGATCGAGCGCCTGGGCCCCGCCTGCTTCGCCAACTGGAGGGAGGCGGCCGACGTGCTGGAGCGCAGCTTCCTGCAGCCCGAGGACCTGGACGAGCCCGCGCCGCGGAGCCTCACCGAGCCGCTGCGCCGCCGCAGGTATCGCGTGCCCCGGGCGGCGCGGGGCGCACGCGGCCGCGGGGCAGGCGGCGGGGCCGAGGACGGGGCCGGGGGGCTGTTCTGA